In one Nitrososphaera sp. genomic region, the following are encoded:
- a CDS encoding response regulator — MSANRTNGKGRILVVDDETDITSVLKRGLEANGYSVTAYNDPRKALDDYRPSAYDLMLIDIRMPNMNGFELYRKIQHIDPIVKICFITAYEIYYDEFRKVFPKIKVSCFVKKPVTIDELGRIIAIELGLEQPGEQTSSFQQT; from the coding sequence TTGTCAGCAAACAGAACGAATGGTAAAGGCAGAATACTCGTTGTCGACGATGAGACGGACATTACGTCCGTACTAAAGAGGGGGCTGGAGGCCAATGGTTACAGTGTGACTGCATACAATGACCCAAGAAAAGCCCTCGACGATTACAGGCCCAGCGCTTACGATCTTATGCTCATTGATATTCGCATGCCAAACATGAACGGCTTTGAGCTTTACAGGAAAATCCAGCACATAGACCCCATAGTCAAGATTTGCTTCATAACGGCGTATGAAATCTATTATGACGAGTTCCGCAAGGTCTTTCCAAAAATAAAGGTCAGTTGCTTTGTGAAAAAGCCCGTAACTATTGACGAGCTCGGCAGGATAATCGCCATCGAGCTTGGCCTAGAGCAGCCAGGCGAGCAAACGTCTTCTTTTCAACAGACATAG
- a CDS encoding winged helix-turn-helix domain-containing protein — protein sequence MNIKPRVARDKNEILEQILGSLEDGRSATRSRIMYYTLTGLRQADSYLKMLERSGLIERLGPQIKSFRITPKGRKLLELLRACELKWPSSSPQTLLNQKQGRPAAHGDQNIINK from the coding sequence ATGAATATAAAACCTCGCGTGGCTAGGGACAAAAACGAGATTTTAGAGCAAATACTCGGCTCGCTTGAAGACGGAAGAAGCGCGACGAGATCGAGAATAATGTACTATACCCTTACCGGCCTGCGCCAGGCGGACAGCTATCTGAAGATGCTTGAGCGGTCAGGGTTGATAGAACGATTAGGGCCGCAGATCAAAAGCTTTAGAATCACTCCTAAGGGAAGGAAACTCCTGGAGCTCCTAAGGGCATGCGAACTCAAATGGCCAAGTTCTAGCCCTCAGACTCTGTTGAATCAAAAGCAAGGCAGGCCTGCAGCGCACGGCGACCAGAACATTATAAACAAATGA
- a CDS encoding DUF4256 domain-containing protein, with translation MRKLKGSPQPDELLGILKARFEKNTGRHSGLEWAKIQARLQGKPERLRPLAEMEKTGGQPDVVGFDKKTDEYIFCDCSAESPEGRRSTCYDHEAQMSRKEHRPANNAADMARDMGIELLTEEQYRELQKLGCFDTKTSSWAKTPPEIRKLGGALFCDRRYDSVFLYHNGASSYYASRGFRGVLRV, from the coding sequence ATGCGCAAGCTCAAAGGGTCGCCGCAGCCTGATGAACTGCTTGGCATACTGAAGGCGCGTTTTGAAAAGAATACGGGCAGGCATAGCGGTCTTGAGTGGGCAAAGATCCAGGCCAGGCTGCAAGGTAAGCCGGAAAGGTTAAGGCCACTGGCGGAAATGGAGAAGACTGGCGGTCAGCCCGACGTCGTCGGTTTCGATAAAAAGACTGACGAGTACATTTTTTGTGATTGTTCAGCAGAAAGCCCCGAAGGGCGCAGGAGTACTTGCTATGACCATGAAGCGCAAATGTCAAGGAAGGAACACAGGCCCGCAAACAACGCCGCTGACATGGCGCGTGACATGGGCATTGAGCTTCTGACGGAGGAGCAATACCGCGAGCTGCAAAAGCTTGGCTGTTTTGACACAAAGACATCTAGCTGGGCAAAAACACCGCCCGAGATTAGAAAACTCGGTGGTGCCCTCTTTTGCGACCGCCGCTACGATAGCGTCTTTTTGTATCACAACGGCGCGTCCTCGTATTATGCTTCAAGGGGATTCCGCGGTGTGCTAAGAGTCTAG
- the wrbA gene encoding NAD(P)H:quinone oxidoreductase encodes MAKQTVKIMILFYSRYGNTARMAEEIAYGAKTHEGVGVAMRRIASIGPVQDTVEKKDWTELAESLDNRYPTVPVEDVIAELPSCDAIIFGSPTRFGNMAAPLKAMWNMTTSLWLEGSLVGKVGAVFTSAASVHGGQETTAISMMFPMFHHGMIIVGVPYSVPELSESGSPYGPSRIAGKLANRPIEEADIRVARALGSRVAEIAFKLS; translated from the coding sequence TTGGCAAAGCAAACCGTCAAGATTATGATTCTGTTTTACAGCCGGTACGGCAATACTGCAAGGATGGCCGAAGAGATCGCCTACGGCGCAAAGACTCACGAAGGCGTGGGAGTAGCAATGAGAAGAATTGCAAGCATCGGACCGGTTCAGGACACTGTCGAAAAGAAAGACTGGACAGAGCTGGCTGAGAGCCTTGACAACCGCTATCCGACCGTGCCGGTAGAGGATGTTATTGCCGAACTCCCATCGTGCGACGCGATAATTTTCGGCTCGCCTACTAGGTTTGGGAACATGGCTGCACCCCTCAAGGCTATGTGGAACATGACCACCAGCTTGTGGCTTGAAGGGTCGCTCGTCGGCAAGGTCGGAGCAGTATTTACAAGCGCGGCCTCTGTGCATGGAGGCCAGGAGACTACTGCCATCTCGATGATGTTTCCGATGTTTCATCACGGAATGATAATTGTCGGCGTGCCGTATTCGGTGCCGGAGCTCAGCGAAAGTGGCAGCCCATATGGCCCTAGCAGGATAGCAGGAAAACTGGCAAACAGGCCCATTGAGGAGGCAGACATTAGAGTGGCCCGGGCATTGGGAAGCCGCGTAGCCGAGATCGCATTCAAGCTCTCATAG
- a CDS encoding CDGSH iron-sulfur domain-containing protein, translated as MGKKVATPGTPQPKIVISKNGPYLVTGDVPLSIQVITPNKEGFSWDWTEGKKFSTGAEYALCRCGKSNKKPFCDGTHESIGFQGKETAVRVPYIVQAQQFDGPTLVLRDAEELCAFARFCDPAGKIWNLIQQSDDQEARELVVREANHCPAGRLVVRDKKNSKDIEERLSPSIGVVEDPALGCSGPLWIRGGIEIESQDGKAYEKRNRVTLCRCGASANMPFCNGSHASIKFKDGLDPG; from the coding sequence ATGGGCAAAAAGGTGGCAACCCCTGGGACCCCGCAGCCAAAGATTGTCATCAGCAAGAACGGCCCCTATCTGGTGACAGGCGACGTTCCGCTTTCGATTCAGGTAATCACCCCGAACAAGGAAGGATTTTCCTGGGACTGGACGGAGGGCAAAAAGTTCTCGACCGGTGCAGAGTACGCGCTCTGCAGATGCGGAAAGTCTAACAAAAAGCCGTTCTGCGACGGCACGCATGAGAGCATTGGCTTTCAGGGAAAAGAGACTGCCGTTAGGGTCCCATACATTGTTCAGGCCCAGCAGTTTGATGGACCAACGCTTGTGCTTAGGGATGCAGAGGAGCTGTGCGCGTTTGCACGCTTTTGCGACCCTGCCGGCAAGATTTGGAACCTGATACAGCAGAGCGACGATCAAGAGGCACGCGAGTTGGTGGTACGGGAGGCAAACCACTGTCCAGCCGGAAGACTTGTCGTTCGCGACAAAAAGAACAGCAAGGACATTGAAGAGAGGCTCTCTCCGTCAATCGGGGTCGTGGAAGACCCCGCGCTGGGATGCAGCGGTCCTCTTTGGATCCGCGGCGGAATAGAAATTGAATCGCAGGATGGCAAGGCGTATGAGAAGAGGAACAGAGTAACCCTATGTCGCTGTGGTGCATCGGCCAACATGCCATTTTGCAAC